From Verrucomicrobiota bacterium, the proteins below share one genomic window:
- the gspG gene encoding type II secretion system major pseudopilin GspG, whose amino-acid sequence MKCNHYLKNKTTRHRSRAFTLVEMLLVLVILATLAAIVYPKIAGRGEQARVTAAQTQISAFKTALDAFEVDNGYYPKGKNGLLDLVQKPQDAQNWHGPYLDKIPPDPWGRDYLYECPGKHNPSSYDVMSVGLDGRAGDEDDITNWETKR is encoded by the coding sequence ATGAAATGCAACCACTACCTCAAGAATAAAACCACTCGACATCGGTCGCGGGCGTTTACGTTGGTTGAAATGCTCCTAGTGCTTGTGATCCTCGCTACGCTGGCGGCCATTGTTTATCCCAAAATTGCGGGTCGTGGTGAACAGGCGCGCGTCACGGCAGCCCAGACGCAAATCTCCGCGTTCAAGACGGCGCTTGACGCGTTCGAGGTGGACAACGGTTATTACCCCAAGGGCAAGAACGGGCTACTGGACCTGGTGCAAAAGCCCCAAGACGCGCAAAACTGGCACGGGCCCTATCTCGACAAGATCCCGCCAGACCCGTGGGGCCGCGATTACCTTTACGAGTGTCCCGGCAAACACAACCCCAGTTCCTACGACGTGATGTCGGTGGGATTGGATGGCCGGGCAGGAGATGAAGATGACATTACAAACTGGGAAACCAAGCGATGA
- a CDS encoding type II secretion system F family protein: MPLFQYKALQLDGAVAEGQLEAAGRQEAFRQMEGLGLRPINLLERTSAATENNSSLPSSLGSFSFRLKSEKISARALENFTRLLSSLLAAGVPLSRALVILYKEASTPAAKAKWKEIHDLVVDGMSLADAMAKSPDTFPRVYVAMVQAGETGGFLDLVLAQIADFQSREKELRSKVMTAMLYPTILLVLALGVVVFLLTFFIPKFQSIFSNFGAALPLLTQMIVQVSHAVRSYGLLVAVGIAIMILLIRSWFMSEKGRRTWEGLILRAPIVGTLVAHFAMARFCRMLGTLLGAGVPLVQALNVARKSIGNQILVDAVSQSIERVQEGGQLGASLADCRGLFPGSVLEMISVAEESGKLDAELVRIANVTEGDLDRELKTAVAFAEPLMLFFIAGFIGTIFIGMVLPIFTMQEHIK; this comes from the coding sequence ATGCCTCTTTTTCAATATAAAGCGCTGCAACTCGACGGCGCGGTCGCGGAAGGCCAGCTCGAAGCGGCGGGCCGGCAGGAAGCCTTCCGGCAGATGGAAGGGCTTGGCTTGCGTCCCATCAATCTCTTGGAAAGAACAAGCGCTGCCACTGAAAACAATTCCAGCTTGCCATCGTCGTTGGGTTCTTTTTCGTTTCGTCTCAAGTCGGAGAAAATTTCCGCGCGGGCGCTGGAGAACTTCACGCGTTTGCTCTCCAGTTTGCTGGCTGCGGGAGTCCCGTTAAGCCGCGCGCTCGTGATTCTTTACAAGGAAGCGTCCACTCCAGCCGCCAAAGCGAAGTGGAAGGAAATTCACGATCTGGTCGTCGATGGGATGTCGCTCGCCGACGCGATGGCCAAATCGCCGGATACGTTTCCACGCGTTTATGTGGCGATGGTGCAGGCAGGCGAGACGGGTGGTTTTCTCGATCTGGTGCTCGCGCAGATCGCCGACTTCCAATCGCGCGAGAAGGAACTGCGCTCGAAAGTCATGACCGCGATGCTTTACCCGACCATCCTGCTGGTGCTCGCGCTGGGCGTCGTGGTGTTCCTGCTCACGTTTTTCATTCCGAAATTTCAGAGCATCTTCTCCAACTTCGGCGCTGCGTTGCCGTTGCTGACCCAGATGATCGTCCAAGTCAGTCACGCCGTGCGGTCTTATGGACTGCTCGTGGCGGTAGGCATCGCCATCATGATCCTGCTCATCCGGAGCTGGTTCATGTCAGAAAAAGGTCGGCGGACGTGGGAAGGGTTGATTCTGCGCGCGCCCATCGTCGGGACGCTGGTCGCGCATTTTGCCATGGCCCGGTTTTGCCGAATGCTCGGCACCCTGCTTGGTGCCGGTGTGCCCCTCGTGCAAGCGCTGAACGTCGCGCGCAAATCCATCGGCAACCAGATTCTGGTGGACGCGGTTTCGCAATCCATCGAGCGCGTGCAGGAAGGCGGCCAGCTCGGCGCGAGCCTCGCCGACTGCCGCGGGCTGTTCCCCGGCTCGGTGCTGGAAATGATTTCCGTCGCGGAAGAGAGCGGCAAGCTCGACGCCGAATTGGTCCGCATCGCAAACGTCACGGAGGGCGATCTCGACCGTGAATTGAAAACCGCCGTCGCATTCGCCGAACCGCTGATGCTCTTTTTCATCGCCGGTTTTATCGGAACGATTTTCATCGGCATGGTCCTCCCCATTTTCACCATGCAAGAGCACATTAAATAA
- a CDS encoding type II/IV secretion system protein, whose product MKQLLDRMTATKQLSSIDAEALARQNLPGTTTFQTEEDVLRWLAKEYDLAYTTLEDVEPDRELLSLFPARILLKEELLPLKRVNGTVEVATSRLFATQGLDALKTMTGLHLRPILASREAIQREMKKRLGVGADTIDTLGEETSFQVVDDTAGEDTNIDADAEDASIIRFVNQVLRDAIDLRASDIHLEPFEDEFQIRYRVDGVLQEIPVPAQIKRFQPAIVSRIKILSHLNIAEKRLPQDGRIKIRLDANEVDIRVSVIPMLHGEAVVLRLLRQNATLLGMEELGLDQRELKSFRRVLGLPHGIILVTGPTGSGKTTTLYTALNEINDAIRKIITIEDPIEYQLRGINQIQVSEKSGMTFARGLRSILRHDPDVILVGEIRDKETAQIAVQASLTGHLVFSTLHTNDAPGAVTRLVDMGVEPYLVASSLEAVLAQRLVRVLCKHCKQPDMSPTTQAIKAQIGITDETPIFRAVGCRECRNTGYHGRHAIFEWMDIDNDLRQMVLKNCSAGEIADVARRNGLRTLSEDGWRLVRAGITTPEEVLRVTKDQALNFAQSETETSGARPAKNPHASFSI is encoded by the coding sequence TTGAAGCAGTTGCTTGATCGCATGACCGCGACCAAGCAACTGTCGTCCATTGATGCGGAGGCTTTGGCCCGACAAAACCTGCCCGGGACGACAACTTTTCAAACCGAGGAGGACGTTCTTCGCTGGCTGGCCAAGGAATATGATCTCGCTTACACCACACTTGAGGATGTCGAACCGGACCGCGAACTCCTCTCCTTGTTTCCGGCACGGATTCTCCTGAAAGAAGAATTGCTTCCCCTGAAACGAGTCAACGGGACGGTTGAAGTCGCCACCAGCCGACTCTTCGCGACGCAAGGATTGGATGCCCTCAAAACGATGACGGGTCTGCACCTTCGGCCTATCCTTGCTTCCAGGGAAGCCATCCAACGCGAGATGAAGAAGCGCCTCGGCGTGGGCGCGGACACGATTGACACGCTCGGAGAGGAAACCTCGTTTCAAGTTGTTGACGACACAGCGGGCGAAGACACCAACATCGACGCCGACGCTGAAGATGCGTCCATCATCCGGTTCGTGAATCAGGTTCTCCGCGACGCAATTGACCTGCGCGCTTCCGACATCCATCTCGAACCCTTCGAGGATGAATTTCAAATCCGTTATCGCGTGGACGGTGTGTTGCAGGAAATTCCCGTTCCCGCCCAGATCAAACGCTTTCAACCCGCCATTGTTTCACGGATCAAGATTCTCAGTCATCTCAACATCGCCGAAAAACGGCTGCCCCAAGATGGCCGCATCAAGATTCGCCTCGATGCCAACGAGGTGGACATTCGCGTTTCCGTGATTCCAATGTTGCATGGCGAGGCCGTCGTGCTGCGTTTGCTGCGACAGAACGCCACGTTGCTCGGCATGGAGGAACTTGGTCTCGACCAACGCGAATTGAAATCGTTCCGCCGCGTGCTGGGTCTGCCGCACGGCATCATCCTCGTCACCGGCCCGACCGGCAGTGGCAAGACCACGACGCTCTACACCGCGTTGAACGAAATCAACGACGCCATCCGCAAGATCATCACCATCGAAGACCCGATTGAGTATCAACTGCGCGGGATCAATCAAATTCAGGTTTCCGAAAAATCCGGGATGACCTTTGCCCGCGGTCTGCGCTCAATTTTGCGTCATGACCCGGACGTGATTCTCGTCGGCGAAATCCGTGACAAAGAGACGGCGCAGATTGCCGTGCAGGCGTCACTCACCGGCCACTTGGTTTTTTCCACGCTGCACACCAACGACGCACCCGGCGCTGTTACACGGCTCGTGGACATGGGCGTCGAACCATATCTCGTCGCGTCGTCACTCGAAGCGGTGCTCGCCCAACGCCTCGTGCGCGTGCTCTGCAAGCATTGCAAGCAGCCGGACATGTCGCCGACCACGCAAGCGATCAAAGCGCAGATCGGCATCACGGACGAAACACCCATCTTCCGAGCAGTCGGCTGTCGCGAATGCCGGAACACCGGCTATCACGGTCGCCATGCGATCTTCGAATGGATGGACATCGACAACGATCTTCGCCAGATGGTGCTGAAGAATTGTTCCGCCGGCGAAATCGCCGATGTCGCTCGCCGGAATGGACTGCGCACCTTGAGTGAAGACGGCTGGCGGCTCGTCCGCGCCGGCATCACGACGCCCGAGGAAGTTTTGCGCGTGACAAAAGATCAGGCGCTGAACTTTGCGCAGTCGGAAACCGAAACCAGCGGCGCCAGACCCGCCAAGAATCCTCATGCCTCTTTTTCAATATAA
- a CDS encoding sulfatase: protein MKKLITLFQILLGVAVLNAADKRPNIVWIVGEDMGPELGCYSDAQAITPNMDRLALDGARFTHCFTHAPVCAPSRSGLITGQYPTSIGTHHMRSKLISPPPMFTSLLRKAGYFVAWPGKTDFNFDVPPDAFDSTADWTRKLPPQPFFAYVNFVDSHESSIRMMDKFKKFTANLKPEERHDPAKMRVPPYHPDTPEVRRDLANYYDLVTAVDHKVGEVLEFLDAQSVTSNTVVFLTGDHGRGLPRSKRWVYDSGIHVPLIVRWQGRIKPGSVREDLVSFIDFAPTVLAIAGISVPIQSKEPLTIPGIKHPTSEIYSPMQGTVFLGPLKQERDYIFAARDRMDETYDRIRTVRTKQFQYVRNFEPQLPYAQRIAYMEEMPTMQVWRRLNAEGRLTSAQKLFFAPTKPREELYDCDADPHEIHNLAGSPGHQAILMELRAALDKWIEETHDLGSVPETELIKRGLVKDVLSTYEERKLK from the coding sequence ATGAAAAAACTTATTACGCTCTTCCAGATTTTGTTGGGAGTGGCGGTGTTGAACGCCGCCGACAAACGCCCCAACATTGTTTGGATCGTCGGCGAGGACATGGGACCCGAACTCGGTTGCTACAGCGATGCGCAGGCGATCACGCCGAACATGGACAGATTGGCATTGGACGGAGCACGGTTCACACACTGTTTCACACACGCACCGGTGTGTGCGCCGAGTCGATCGGGCCTGATCACAGGTCAGTACCCAACCAGCATCGGCACTCATCACATGCGGTCGAAATTGATTTCTCCGCCACCCATGTTCACGTCGTTGTTGCGGAAGGCTGGATACTTTGTAGCGTGGCCTGGCAAAACAGATTTCAATTTCGACGTGCCGCCAGACGCATTTGATTCAACAGCGGATTGGACGAGGAAACTGCCGCCCCAACCGTTCTTCGCCTACGTCAACTTTGTGGATTCGCACGAGAGCAGCATCCGCATGATGGACAAGTTCAAGAAGTTTACTGCGAACCTCAAACCCGAGGAGCGTCACGATCCCGCAAAGATGCGCGTGCCACCGTATCACCCTGACACGCCTGAAGTGCGCCGCGACCTGGCGAATTACTACGACCTCGTCACGGCCGTGGACCACAAGGTGGGCGAGGTGCTGGAGTTTCTCGATGCACAAAGCGTAACGAGCAACACGGTGGTGTTCCTCACGGGCGATCATGGACGCGGCTTGCCCCGCAGCAAACGTTGGGTTTACGACAGTGGCATTCACGTGCCGCTGATCGTGCGCTGGCAGGGTCGCATCAAGCCAGGCAGCGTGCGCGAGGATCTGGTGAGCTTCATTGATTTTGCGCCAACGGTGCTGGCGATCGCAGGGATTTCTGTCCCCATACAAAGCAAGGAGCCGCTGACAATTCCCGGCATTAAACATCCGACCTCCGAAATTTATTCACCAATGCAAGGTACTGTCTTCCTCGGTCCGCTTAAGCAGGAACGCGATTACATCTTCGCAGCACGTGATCGCATGGACGAAACGTATGATCGCATCCGCACGGTGCGGACGAAACAGTTTCAATACGTTCGCAACTTCGAGCCGCAGTTGCCCTATGCCCAGCGCATCGCCTACATGGAAGAAATGCCGACGATGCAGGTCTGGCGACGGCTGAACGCGGAAGGAAGATTAACCAGCGCCCAGAAACTTTTCTTCGCGCCGACGAAACCGAGGGAAGAACTTTATGACTGTGACGCCGACCCGCATGAGATTCACAATCTTGCCGGTTCGCCGGGGCATCAGGCGATCTTGATGGAATTGCGCGCCGCGTTGGACAAATGGATTGAGGAGACGCATGACTTGGGATCAGTGCCAGAGACCGAATTGATCAAGCGCGGGCTGGTGAAAGATGTGTTAAGCACCTACGAGGAGCGGAAGCTCAAGTAG
- a CDS encoding cytochrome c3 family protein, producing MSDIFPKWTNRLPLHLAVGTLLVGTAVTAGVWYYFTPKYTRVGYQPIQPVAFSHATHADQLGIDCRYCHNAVEKAWYSNVPASAVCMNCHNQILKDDARLALVRDSFATGKPIPWVQVHKVPDYVYFNHSVHVNRGVSCVECHGQINKMDEVQHAKPLSMSFCLQCHRDPAARLRPPDKITDLNWKWSDDPKVAAARQKEMGEKFVHDWRVQSLQTCSTCHR from the coding sequence ATGTCAGACATTTTCCCAAAGTGGACCAATCGGCTGCCATTGCACCTTGCGGTTGGCACGCTGCTGGTTGGCACGGCGGTGACGGCGGGTGTTTGGTATTATTTCACTCCTAAGTACACCCGGGTCGGGTATCAACCGATTCAGCCGGTCGCTTTTTCGCACGCTACTCACGCTGACCAACTCGGCATCGATTGTCGCTACTGCCACAACGCCGTCGAAAAAGCGTGGTATTCCAACGTGCCGGCGAGTGCGGTCTGCATGAATTGTCACAATCAAATCTTGAAGGACGACGCTCGGCTGGCGCTGGTACGAGACAGTTTTGCGACGGGGAAACCGATTCCCTGGGTGCAGGTGCACAAAGTGCCGGACTATGTTTATTTCAACCATTCCGTGCACGTGAACCGCGGCGTCAGTTGTGTCGAGTGCCACGGCCAGATCAATAAAATGGATGAAGTCCAGCACGCCAAGCCGCTCAGCATGTCCTTCTGCCTCCAATGCCATCGTGATCCTGCCGCCCGGCTGCGGCCGCCGGACAAAATCACCGATTTGAACTGGAAATGGAGTGATGATCCCAAGGTCGCCGCGGCGCGACAGAAAGAAATGGGCGAGAAATTCGTGCATGATTGGCGAGTCCAATCCTTGCAAACCTGTTCCACCTGTCACCGATGA